In Streptomyces sp. TS71-3, the following proteins share a genomic window:
- a CDS encoding universal stress protein has product MAVVVWIAEGTWPACVDAARAHVREDTRVVLLHVRADEVPAVAHGAFAGLLGRGHPEDDPGARLADLGADAARDLLDAAARRLGRPCSRLVRHGRPEREVVAAAEGADLLVVGRDGDPGRLGPHSLAPAARFVVDHAPCAVLLVWPRAAPGLHTLPPPPGAHPGPPPPPHEHPAPGPGAPEPPRPPGPPPAGHDAG; this is encoded by the coding sequence ATGGCCGTGGTCGTCTGGATCGCCGAGGGCACCTGGCCGGCGTGCGTGGACGCGGCGCGAGCCCACGTACGCGAGGACACGCGGGTCGTGCTGCTGCACGTCAGAGCGGACGAGGTGCCCGCCGTCGCGCACGGCGCCTTCGCGGGCCTGCTCGGCCGGGGCCACCCCGAGGACGATCCCGGCGCCCGCCTGGCGGACCTGGGCGCCGATGCCGCCCGGGACCTGCTCGACGCCGCGGCCCGGCGGCTCGGGCGGCCCTGCTCCCGCCTGGTACGGCACGGACGTCCGGAACGCGAGGTGGTGGCCGCGGCCGAGGGCGCCGACCTGCTGGTGGTGGGGCGCGACGGGGATCCCGGGCGCCTCGGGCCGCACAGCCTGGCACCCGCCGCGCGGTTCGTCGTCGACCACGCCCCGTGCGCCGTGCTGCTGGTGTGGCCTCGGGCCGCCCCGGGCCTGCACACCCTGCCCCCGCCGCCGGGCGCCCACCCGGGGCCACCACCGCCCCCGCACGAGCACCCCGCGCCCGGGCCGGGCGCACCGGAACCGCCCCGCCCACCGGGACCTCCACCGGCGGGGCACGACGCCGGCTGA
- a CDS encoding SLC13 family permease — protein MHTPLLEALSAALLVAVLAGAVLRPFGLPEAAIAVPAAALVLATGALPVDQAHAEAARLGPVAGFLAAILVLARLCDDEGLFRWCGALMARWAAGGGRGAARRLLGAVFVLASLITAVLSLDATVVLLTPVVFATAARLGVRPKPHVYACTHLANTASLLLPVSNLTNLLAFSAAGVGFTRFAALMVLPWLLAVAAEYVVLRRFFATELALSGPAGGPTGEPPLPLFALVTVGCTLAGFVLASVLGAAPAWAAAAGAAVLAVRALARRRVGPKELLNAAALPFLAFVVALGLVVRAVVDGGLGDLLGHLVPDGSGLAELFAVAVLAAVLANVINNLPAVLVLLPLTAAIGTGAVLAMLLGVNIGPNLTYAGSLATLLWRRIAHRHEHDVDLAEFTRLAALTVPAALAVAVPALWLALLVIGG, from the coding sequence TTGCACACACCGCTGCTTGAGGCGCTGTCCGCCGCGCTCCTCGTCGCCGTGCTCGCGGGCGCCGTGCTGCGGCCCTTCGGGCTTCCCGAGGCGGCCATCGCGGTGCCGGCCGCCGCGCTGGTGCTGGCTACCGGCGCGCTCCCGGTCGACCAGGCCCACGCCGAGGCGGCACGCCTGGGACCCGTGGCCGGGTTCCTCGCCGCCATCCTCGTGCTCGCCAGGCTCTGCGACGACGAGGGGCTCTTCCGCTGGTGCGGCGCGCTGATGGCGCGCTGGGCGGCCGGCGGCGGTCGGGGCGCGGCGCGGCGGCTGCTGGGCGCCGTCTTCGTGCTGGCGTCCCTGATCACGGCGGTGCTCAGCCTGGACGCCACGGTGGTGCTGCTCACCCCGGTGGTGTTCGCCACCGCCGCCCGGCTCGGCGTCCGCCCCAAGCCGCACGTCTACGCCTGCACCCACCTCGCCAACACGGCGTCACTGCTCCTTCCCGTCTCCAACCTGACGAACCTGCTGGCGTTCTCCGCGGCCGGGGTGGGTTTCACCCGGTTCGCGGCGCTGATGGTGCTGCCCTGGCTGCTGGCGGTGGCGGCCGAGTACGTCGTCCTGCGCCGCTTCTTCGCCACCGAGCTGGCCCTGTCGGGCCCCGCGGGCGGTCCGACAGGCGAACCGCCGCTGCCCCTCTTCGCGCTCGTCACCGTCGGGTGCACGCTGGCCGGGTTCGTCCTCGCGTCCGTGCTGGGTGCCGCCCCCGCCTGGGCCGCCGCGGCCGGCGCCGCGGTGCTCGCCGTCCGCGCGCTGGCCCGGCGCCGCGTCGGGCCCAAGGAGCTGCTGAACGCCGCCGCGCTGCCGTTCCTGGCCTTCGTGGTGGCCCTCGGCCTCGTGGTCCGGGCCGTGGTGGACGGCGGCCTGGGGGACCTCCTGGGACATCTGGTGCCCGACGGCTCCGGGCTGGCGGAGCTGTTCGCGGTGGCCGTGCTGGCCGCCGTGCTCGCCAATGTGATCAACAACCTGCCGGCGGTGCTCGTCCTGCTGCCGCTCACCGCCGCGATCGGCACGGGAGCCGTGCTGGCGATGCTGCTCGGCGTGAACATCGGGCCCAACCTCACCTACGCCGGCTCGCTCGCCACCCTGCTCTGGCGGCGCATCGCGCACCGGCACGAGCATGATGTGGACCTGGCGGAGTTCACCCGGCTGGCCGCGCTGACCGTGCCGGCCGCCCTGGCCGTCGCGGTGCCGGCACTGTGGCTGGCGCTGCTCGTGATCGGAGGCTGA
- a CDS encoding coagulation factor 5/8 type domain-containing protein yields MIGSVLTAAALALVPALTPGSAQAAVLAGGGDLGPNVIVFDPSTPNIQGTLDSIFKKQESAQFGDGRYQILFKPGTYNGLNAQLGFYTSVSGLGLSPDSTTINGDVTVDAGWFNGNATQNFWRSAENLALRPVNGTDRWAVAQAAPFRRMHVLGGLNLAPNGYGWASGGYIADSKIDGSVGPYSQQQWYTRDSSVGGWVNGVWNMVFSGVQGAPGQSFPNPPYTTLGTTPISREKPFLYLDGSTYKVFVPAKRTNAQGVSWANGNPAGSSIPLDQFYVAHPGDSAATINAALAQGLNLLFTPGIYHVDQTINVNRANTVVLGLGYATIKPDNGVTAMKVADVDGVKLAGFLLDAGSTNSSQLLEVGPPNSSADHSANPTSVQDVFARVGGAGQGRVTTAMTVNSDDTLIDHTWLWRADHGSGVGWDTNRSDYGLVVNGDDVLATGLFVEHFNKYDVQWNGERGRTIFFQNEKAYDAPNQAAVQNGNTKGFAAYKVADSVNTHEAWGMGSYCNYTADPSIVQDHGFESPNKANVKFHDILVISLGGMGQYNHVINNTGSATSGTSTVPSNVTSYP; encoded by the coding sequence ATGATCGGCTCGGTCCTGACCGCGGCGGCGCTCGCCCTGGTGCCGGCGCTCACCCCGGGGTCCGCACAGGCGGCCGTGCTGGCCGGCGGTGGCGACCTGGGGCCGAACGTCATCGTGTTCGACCCCTCGACGCCCAACATCCAGGGCACCCTGGACAGCATCTTCAAGAAGCAGGAGTCGGCCCAGTTCGGTGACGGCCGCTACCAGATCCTGTTCAAGCCGGGCACCTACAACGGCCTCAACGCCCAGCTCGGCTTCTACACCTCCGTCTCCGGCCTCGGCCTGTCCCCGGACTCGACCACGATCAACGGCGATGTGACGGTGGACGCGGGCTGGTTCAACGGCAACGCGACGCAGAACTTCTGGCGCAGCGCCGAGAACCTCGCCCTGAGGCCCGTGAACGGCACGGACCGCTGGGCGGTCGCCCAGGCCGCGCCGTTCCGCCGGATGCACGTCCTCGGCGGGCTGAACCTCGCCCCGAACGGCTACGGCTGGGCGAGCGGCGGCTACATCGCGGACAGCAAGATCGACGGTTCCGTGGGCCCCTACTCGCAGCAGCAGTGGTATACCCGCGACAGCTCCGTCGGGGGCTGGGTCAACGGCGTGTGGAACATGGTCTTCTCCGGCGTGCAGGGCGCTCCGGGGCAGAGCTTCCCCAACCCGCCGTACACCACCCTCGGGACCACGCCGATCTCCCGCGAGAAGCCGTTCCTCTACCTGGACGGCAGCACCTACAAGGTGTTCGTGCCCGCCAAGCGCACCAACGCACAGGGCGTGAGCTGGGCGAACGGCAACCCCGCGGGCAGCTCCATCCCACTGGACCAGTTCTACGTCGCCCACCCCGGCGACTCCGCGGCCACCATCAACGCCGCGCTGGCGCAGGGGCTGAACCTGCTGTTCACGCCGGGCATCTACCACGTCGACCAGACGATCAACGTCAACCGCGCCAACACCGTGGTGCTCGGCCTCGGCTACGCCACGATCAAGCCCGACAACGGCGTGACCGCGATGAAGGTCGCGGACGTGGACGGCGTCAAGCTGGCCGGCTTCCTGCTGGACGCGGGCAGCACCAACTCGTCCCAGCTCCTGGAGGTCGGTCCGCCGAACTCGTCGGCCGACCACTCGGCCAACCCGACGTCGGTGCAGGACGTGTTCGCCCGGGTGGGCGGTGCGGGTCAGGGTCGTGTGACGACCGCGATGACGGTCAACAGCGACGACACCCTCATCGACCACACCTGGCTGTGGCGCGCCGACCACGGCAGCGGCGTCGGCTGGGACACCAACCGGTCCGACTACGGCCTGGTGGTCAACGGCGACGACGTCCTCGCCACCGGCCTGTTCGTCGAGCACTTCAACAAGTACGACGTGCAGTGGAACGGCGAGCGCGGCAGGACGATCTTCTTCCAGAACGAGAAGGCGTACGACGCCCCCAACCAGGCCGCGGTCCAGAACGGGAACACCAAGGGGTTCGCCGCCTACAAGGTGGCCGACTCCGTCAACACGCACGAGGCCTGGGGCATGGGCAGTTACTGCAACTACACCGCCGACCCCTCGATCGTGCAGGACCACGGCTTCGAGTCGCCGAACAAGGCGAACGTGAAGTTCCACGACATCCTGGTGATCTCGCTCGGCGGGATGGGCCAGTACAACCACGTCATCAACAACACGGGATCGGCCACCTCCGGAACCAGCACCGTGCCCTCCAACGTGACGTCGTATCCGTAG
- a CDS encoding GH1 family beta-glucosidase, which yields MATATRRPAPEPDTTDARTFPEGFTWGTATAAYQIEGAAAVDGRTPSIWDTYSHTPGKVKNGDTGDIATDHYHRWREDVAIMADLGVGAYRFSLSWPRIQPTGRGPAVQKGLDFYRRLADELLEKGIEPVATLYHWDLPQELEDAGGWPERATADRFAEYAGLAAEALGDRVGTWITLNEPWCSAFLGYGSGVHAPGRTDQVAALRAAHHLNLAHGKAVQVLRAALPPAARLSITLNIHHVRALTEQAGDLDAARRIDAVANRVFTGPLLGGEYPADLLADTAHLTDWSFVRDGDTALAHQPLDFLGVNYYTPTLVSAATDDGTHHSDGHGRSAFSPWPGGERVAFHRPPGETTAMGWAVDPTGLYDLLLRLHSDFPGLPMMITENGAAFDDYVNPDGEVHDPDRIAYLDGHLAAVHRAIDAGVDVRGYFLWSLLDNFEWGYGYSKRFGAVYVDYPTGKRIPKSSARWYGQVARTGTLPVAGGSGEGTR from the coding sequence GTGGCCACTGCGACACGACGCCCAGCACCCGAACCGGACACGACCGACGCCCGTACCTTCCCGGAGGGTTTCACCTGGGGCACGGCGACCGCCGCCTACCAGATCGAGGGCGCCGCGGCGGTCGACGGGCGCACCCCGTCCATCTGGGACACCTACTCCCACACGCCAGGCAAGGTGAAGAACGGCGACACCGGCGACATCGCCACCGACCACTACCACCGCTGGCGCGAGGACGTCGCGATCATGGCCGACCTCGGCGTCGGCGCCTACCGCTTCTCGCTGTCCTGGCCCCGCATCCAGCCCACCGGGCGCGGCCCGGCCGTGCAGAAGGGGCTGGACTTCTACCGGCGGCTCGCGGACGAGCTGCTGGAGAAGGGCATCGAACCGGTCGCCACGCTCTACCACTGGGACCTGCCGCAGGAGCTGGAGGACGCCGGCGGCTGGCCCGAGCGCGCCACCGCGGACCGGTTCGCCGAGTACGCGGGCCTGGCCGCCGAGGCGCTCGGCGACCGCGTGGGGACCTGGATCACCCTCAACGAGCCCTGGTGCAGCGCCTTCCTCGGCTACGGCTCCGGCGTGCACGCACCCGGCCGCACCGACCAGGTGGCAGCCCTGCGCGCGGCGCACCACCTCAACCTGGCGCACGGCAAGGCCGTGCAGGTGCTGCGGGCCGCCCTGCCGCCGGCGGCGCGGCTCTCCATCACCCTCAACATCCACCATGTGCGGGCCCTCACCGAGCAGGCCGGCGACCTCGACGCGGCGCGGAGGATCGACGCGGTGGCCAACCGGGTCTTCACCGGGCCGCTGCTCGGCGGCGAGTACCCGGCCGACCTGCTCGCCGACACCGCCCACCTGACCGACTGGTCCTTCGTGCGCGACGGCGACACCGCCCTGGCCCACCAGCCGCTGGACTTCCTGGGCGTGAACTACTACACGCCGACGCTGGTGTCGGCCGCCACGGACGACGGCACGCACCACTCCGACGGGCACGGCAGGAGCGCGTTCAGCCCCTGGCCGGGCGGCGAGCGGGTCGCCTTCCACCGGCCGCCGGGCGAGACCACCGCCATGGGCTGGGCGGTGGACCCGACCGGCCTGTACGACCTGCTGCTCAGGCTGCACTCCGACTTCCCCGGCCTGCCGATGATGATCACCGAGAACGGCGCCGCCTTCGACGACTACGTCAACCCCGACGGCGAGGTGCACGACCCCGACCGCATCGCCTACCTGGACGGCCACCTCGCCGCGGTGCACCGGGCCATCGACGCGGGCGTGGACGTGCGGGGCTACTTCCTGTGGTCGCTGCTGGACAACTTCGAGTGGGGCTACGGCTACAGCAAGCGGTTCGGCGCCGTGTACGTGGACTACCCCACCGGCAAGCGGATCCCGAAGTCCAGCGCGCGCTGGTACGGCCAGGTGGCCCGCACCGGCACCCTGCCCGTCGCAGGCGGCAGCGGGGAGGGCACACGGTGA